The Vagococcus penaei genome includes the window CTTCAATTCCAATACAGTCAGTCACTGGTACATTGATGGATTCAGCAGCAGCAATAAAAATATCTGGAGCTGGTTTCCCATTAGGTACAGATGCCGGGTTGACAATGGCATCAAAGTAATCGCTAATGTGCATTTTTTCTAATAAAATGGGCCCATTTTTACTCGCTGAAGCAAGAGCGATTTTAATCTTGTGTTGTTTGAGTGCTTTTAACAAAGGCAAAATACCAGGGAACACGTCAGCTTCACTGAATTCTTCAATCATGACTACATAGTTATCATTTTTTTCTGTTGCTAATGCCTGGAATTGAGCATCAGTAATTTGGTCTGTCATTTCACCATACTCTAAAATCAAGCGTAGTGAATCTTCTCGGCTAACGCCTTTTAATGATTCGTTGAATTTACGGTCAATTGTAATACCTAAATCATCGGCTAGTTTTTTCCAAGCTTTATAGTGGTACTCAGCTGTATCAGTAATAACACCGTCTAAATCAAATAAAACACCTTTAAACATTAAAATCATCCCTTCTTTGATAAAATCCAGAGTTAATAATAGATTAACTCTGGATAGTGTAATTATTTTTCTAGTGGAGCAGTTAGTGAATCGATAATGGTATATGTTTTATCGTACAACGTCACATCTAATGTTTCACCGCTTAGTAAGCTGATAGTCACTGTATCAGAAACAATGACATGTAATAGACGTCCACGATAGTTAATATGGAAAGCATATTTTGTCCATTGTGATGGTAGGAATGGCGCAAAACTTAGTGACTCATCAAAAGTTTTCATTTGGGCAAAACCTTGGACGATTGCTAACCAGCTACCAGTCATTGAAGTAATATGTAAACCATCTTCAGTATCATTATT containing:
- the pgmB gene encoding beta-phosphoglucomutase, which produces MFKGVLFDLDGVITDTAEYHYKAWKKLADDLGITIDRKFNESLKGVSREDSLRLILEYGEMTDQITDAQFQALATEKNDNYVVMIEEFSEADVFPGILPLLKALKQHKIKIALASASKNGPILLEKMHISDYFDAIVNPASVPNGKPAPDIFIAAAESINVPVTDCIGIEDSKAGIAAIKASGVLPIGVGQAADLGSDIALVDATDKLTFDYLTTVWASKQ